One Anopheles marshallii chromosome 3, idAnoMarsDA_429_01, whole genome shotgun sequence genomic region harbors:
- the LOC128710849 gene encoding tyrosine-protein kinase Dnt-like: protein MTNLCVYVGLLLSLLVAAGEAHLNLFLNVIEVQRLLGLSAEIYYVREGQVNAYALHFTVPVPADVEEISFTWQSLADRPLPYRINIDSPDSVALPKPSMNISWQGEIPEHIETFAIGLRCSGQKSAEVDVTITIEVTLDRMTGNTTELLFRRKKICLMSEHPDATQPDPYLLENASNGQNGLITIIIGGILAILFVSIFIMIAYCVRGSFNRKPHHAQPIRTSSFQRLQTHAPSAPSSIVSPPSIAPTIATLSRNRIYANAEPEELQRRISELTVQRCRVRLSSLLQEGTFGRVYRGSYNDSQEVLVKTVGPHASQIQVSLLLHEGMSLYGAQHPGILSVLGVSIDDHTAPFLLYLAPENTRNLKIFLQEPVARTLTTIQIVKIQLQLAQALGHLHSHGVIHKDIAARNCVIDDQLRVKLADNSLSRDLFPGDYYCLGDSENRPIKWLALESIQFKQFSEASDTWAFGVLMWELCTLARQPYAEVDPFEMEHYLRDGYRLSQPINCPDELFAIMAYCWTMLPMERPSFEQLQICLQDFYAQLTRYV from the exons GACTCTCTGCTGAAATATATTACGTGCGCGAAGGACAGGTGAATGCGTACGCACTGCACTTCACCGTGCCGGTGCCCGCCGACGTGGAGGAGATCTCGTTCACCTGGCAAAGTCTTGCCGATCGTCCGCTGCCCTACCGGATCAACATCGATTCGCCCGATTCGGTCGCCCTGCCAAAGCCGTCGATGAACATATCCTGGCAGGGGGAAATACCCGAGCACATCGAAACGTTCGCTATCGGGTTGCGCTGCAGTGGCCAAAAGTCGGCCGAGGTCGATGTAACGATTACGATCGAGGTAACGCTCGATCGTATGACGGGCAATACCACCGAGCTGCTGTTCCGTCGGAAAAAGATCTGTCTAATGAG TGAACATCCGGACGCTACCCAACCCGATCCCTACCTGTTGGAGAATGCTTCCAACGGTCAAAACGGACTGATCACGATCATCATCGGTGGCATACTGGCGATCCTGTTCGTGTCGATCTTCATCATGATCGCGTACTGTGTTCGAGGTTCGTTCAACAGAAAACCACACCACGCGCAGCCTATCCGGACGTCCAGCTTCCAGCGTCTCCAGACACACGCCCCATCAGCACCGTCGTCGATCGTATCACCTCCGTCGATCGCTCCTACCATTGCCACACTTTCCCGCAACCGGATCTACGCCAATGCCGAACCGGAAGAGCTACAGCGCCGCATCTCCGAGCTGACCGTGCAGCGATGCCGCGTACGCCTGTCCAGTCTACTGCAGGAGGGCACATTCGGGCGTGTGTACCGTGGAAGTTACAACGACAGCCAGGAAGTGCTGGTAAAGACAGTCGGTCCGCATGCGTCTCAAATTCAGGTGTCACTCCTGCTGCACGAAGGCATGAGTCTGTACGGTGCACAACACCCAGGCATCCTGTCCGTGTTGGGTGTATCTATCGACGATCATACCGCGCCGTTTCTACTCTATCTGGCACCGGAAAATACGCGCAATTTGAAGATCTTCCTGCAGGAACCGGTTGCACGCACCCTAACCACCATTCAGATCGTTAAGATACAGCTGCAACTGGCGCAAGCTCTTGGCCACCTGCATAGTCACGGTGTCATCCACAAGGACATTGCAGCCCGAAACTGTGT GATTGACGATCAGCTGCGGGTGAAGCTGGCCGACAACTCACTGTCGCGAGATCTCTTCCCCGGAGACTATTACTGCCTGGGCGATAGTGAAAACCGACCGATCAAGTGGCTAGCGCTTGAATCCATCCAGTTTAAGCAGTTCAGTGAGGCTTCCGACACTTGGGCGTTTGGTGTTCTCATGTGGGAACTGTGCACACTCGCCCGACAACCTTACGCAGAG GTCGATCCGTTCGAGATGGAACACTATTTGCGCGATGGTTACCGGTTATCGCAGCCCATCAACTGTCCAGATGAGCT GTTCGCAATAATGGCCTACTGCTGGACGATGCTACCGATGGAGCGACCCTCGTTCGAGCAGCTGCAAATCTGTCTGCAGGACTTTTACGCCCAGCTGACACGCTACGTCTAG